The following are encoded in a window of Novosphingobium sp. ZN18A2 genomic DNA:
- a CDS encoding 7-carboxy-7-deazaguanine synthase QueE, translating to MALVLATTTPGEPEIFASLQGEGPSIGRPSVFVRLSRCNLACRWCDTAYTWRFTGDNRPHRDDLTFERKANQMTLDEADVADRICAYDVDRLVITGGEPLLQAPALSRVLHRLKDMRPTLHAEVETNGTVPVPEALEALVDQWNVSPKLAHSGNPADLALPPEQIEQWSKNNKAYFKFVIANPADCDEVSALAARHGIAPVRLFVMPEGTDSETLRTRSKWLAEEALRRGWRFTDRLHIHLYGDTRGT from the coding sequence ATGGCACTAGTCCTCGCCACCACGACTCCCGGCGAACCGGAAATCTTCGCCTCGCTTCAGGGAGAGGGGCCGTCCATCGGGCGCCCGTCCGTGTTCGTGCGCCTGTCGCGCTGCAACCTTGCCTGCCGCTGGTGCGACACCGCCTATACCTGGCGCTTCACCGGCGACAACCGGCCGCACCGGGACGATCTGACGTTCGAACGCAAGGCCAACCAGATGACGCTGGACGAGGCCGACGTGGCGGACCGCATCTGTGCATACGATGTGGACAGGCTGGTGATAACCGGTGGAGAACCGCTGCTTCAGGCCCCCGCCCTCTCCCGCGTGCTGCACCGGTTGAAGGACATGCGGCCCACCCTTCACGCAGAGGTGGAAACCAATGGCACGGTGCCCGTTCCGGAAGCGCTGGAAGCACTGGTGGACCAATGGAACGTAAGCCCCAAGCTGGCGCATTCGGGCAATCCCGCCGACCTTGCACTGCCCCCTGAACAGATTGAACAATGGTCGAAAAACAATAAAGCTTACTTCAAGTTCGTGATTGCCAATCCGGCAGATTGCGACGAGGTTTCCGCCCTCGCCGCACGCCATGGCATCGCGCCCGTGCGCCTGTTCGTGATGCCCGAAGGCACCGACAGCGAAACGCTGCGCACGCGGTCAAAATGGCTGGCGGAAGAGGCGTTGCGGCGCGGCTGGCGCTTTACCGACCGGCTGCATATCCACCTTTACGGCGACACACGCGGCACTTAA
- a CDS encoding arylesterase, whose protein sequence is MEQARRPFAKAATFTAIAFALPLALAGCGDRTAPAAPQASASAQPPQRPAGPHKVVLAFGDSLFAGYGLDPGESYPAQLERALWAKGINASVVNAGVSGDTTAAARERLAFTLDNQPARPVLALISLGGNDMLRGLPLDQTRANLDAILAEFDKRHIPVIVEGMLAAPNMGKDYASRFNELFPELTKKHGDALVPFFLQPVVGQAGLMQADNIHPNAKGVGKVVAATVDRVVAGLNDEGA, encoded by the coding sequence ATGGAGCAAGCCAGACGCCCGTTCGCCAAAGCCGCCACCTTCACCGCCATCGCCTTCGCGCTGCCGCTCGCGCTGGCGGGGTGCGGAGACCGGACGGCCCCCGCCGCGCCGCAGGCAAGCGCCTCTGCCCAGCCGCCGCAGCGCCCGGCGGGGCCGCACAAGGTGGTGCTGGCCTTCGGGGACAGCCTTTTTGCCGGATACGGCCTCGACCCCGGCGAAAGCTATCCCGCGCAGCTTGAACGCGCGCTGTGGGCCAAGGGTATCAACGCCAGCGTGGTCAACGCGGGCGTTTCGGGCGACACCACCGCCGCCGCGCGCGAACGGCTGGCCTTCACGCTCGACAACCAGCCGGCCAGGCCCGTTCTTGCGCTGATCAGCCTTGGCGGGAACGACATGCTGCGTGGGTTGCCGCTGGACCAGACACGCGCGAACCTGGACGCGATCCTTGCCGAATTCGACAAGCGGCACATTCCCGTGATCGTGGAAGGAATGCTGGCCGCGCCCAACATGGGCAAGGACTATGCAAGCCGTTTCAACGAACTGTTCCCCGAACTGACGAAGAAGCACGGCGACGCGCTGGTGCCGTTCTTCCTGCAACCGGTGGTCGGGCAAGCCGGCCTGATGCAGGCAGACAACATCCACCCCAATGCCAAAGGCGTGGGCAAGGTGGTTGCGGCTACCGTGGACCGCGTGGTCGCCGGACTGAATGACGAGGGGGCTTAG
- a CDS encoding DUF805 domain-containing protein, with protein sequence MEWMLMPFWRYADFSGRSRRREYWMFVLLYFIVYAVGIALMMMGGFSMGELEGAPAASPGASFWLGAALVTIFAIGSFIPSIAVQVRRFHDQDRSGWMVLLNFVPYVGALVVLIFMLLEGTRGPNRYGPDPKDPTSADVFA encoded by the coding sequence ATGGAATGGATGCTGATGCCGTTTTGGCGCTATGCCGATTTTTCCGGCCGGTCGCGGCGCAGGGAATACTGGATGTTCGTGCTGCTCTATTTCATCGTCTATGCGGTTGGCATCGCGCTGATGATGATGGGCGGCTTTTCCATGGGCGAACTGGAAGGCGCGCCCGCCGCATCGCCGGGGGCATCGTTCTGGCTGGGCGCGGCGCTGGTTACGATCTTCGCGATCGGCAGCTTCATCCCGTCGATCGCGGTGCAGGTCCGCCGCTTTCACGATCAGGACCGGTCGGGCTGGATGGTCCTGCTGAACTTCGTTCCCTATGTGGGCGCGCTGGTGGTTCTGATCTTCATGCTGCTTGAAGGAACGCGCGGACCCAACCGATACGGCCCGGACCCCAAGGACCCGACAAGCGCGGACGTTTTCGCCTGA
- a CDS encoding FtsX-like permease family protein gives MTGWRTAWTLARRGLDWRFRGLRLLVVCIVLGTAALAAIGTLTGAIERELAERGQVLLGGDVEVQIPLRAASPDELAEFRSFGPVSSGMRMQAMARRTGTAGESVVATPVALKQVDGNWPLYGTLRLKGGRVAGAPAGMDAWIDPGVGERLGLKTGDTFAIGKARLTVGGVIASESDRLSEGFSLGPTVIIGKAALDTSGLVQPGSMVRSKYRIKLPPGSDPKAVEAAIKTKFPDAALGTRTRDAASPGLDRFVGRMGQFLLLVALAALAIAGIGIGNGVSGYLEARRGSIATLKVLGATSGDIARIFLLQIAVTALVSVIAGLAIGLAVTPLLGLALKGLLPVAPGFVFDGVALATAAAFGLLIALTFAAPPLVRAREFPAMALMRARVSPLSARWRPLLLPVGLGLAGIVALAVLTAPQKLLAAGFLGGAAALFFLLLALGRAVTWAAARAARPKNTVLRLALANLHRPGAQTGPLVVALGFGLAAFVLIAAIQTSLDGNIARRVPTRAPDYFVLDVPKDKAAQFEQAVRGAAPRAAIRTVPALRGSILAFGPKDRMTVVAQMGKISDGAWALRGDRGLTYSADVPEGNTVTQGKWWPKDYTGEPLVSVDENLAKAIGLSIGDYIRFTFLGVERTARVASFRRIDWDSLGFNYVLVFSPNTLEDAPHNLAATIELPAGEKGSGTKAAILSALVRQFPSSSVIEVGPVIGQARTILSQMGTAILAAASVAILAGLAVLAGAIAAAREARTYDNVILRVLGASRRQLITLLLSEYTLLVAVTSAIALALGTGAAWLVVTRLFDFEWMPGWPRVLGVLGAGAALVLILAVTGSLGVLRSRPARVLREL, from the coding sequence ATGACAGGCTGGCGCACCGCGTGGACGCTGGCGCGGCGCGGGCTGGACTGGCGCTTTCGCGGCCTGCGCCTGCTGGTGGTGTGCATCGTGCTGGGCACCGCCGCGCTTGCCGCGATCGGCACGCTGACCGGCGCGATAGAGCGCGAACTGGCCGAGCGCGGACAGGTGCTGCTGGGCGGCGACGTGGAAGTGCAGATCCCTCTGCGCGCGGCGAGCCCGGACGAACTGGCAGAATTCCGCAGCTTCGGCCCGGTTTCGTCGGGAATGCGGATGCAGGCGATGGCGCGGCGCACCGGTACGGCGGGCGAAAGCGTGGTGGCGACGCCCGTCGCGCTGAAGCAGGTGGACGGCAACTGGCCGCTTTACGGCACCTTGCGACTGAAGGGCGGGCGCGTTGCCGGCGCGCCAGCAGGCATGGATGCATGGATCGATCCGGGCGTGGGAGAGCGGCTGGGCCTGAAAACCGGCGACACGTTCGCCATCGGCAAGGCGCGCCTGACCGTGGGCGGCGTGATCGCCAGTGAGTCGGACCGGCTTTCGGAAGGCTTCTCGCTCGGCCCCACGGTGATTATCGGCAAGGCCGCGCTCGATACGTCGGGCCTTGTCCAGCCGGGCAGCATGGTGCGTTCGAAATACCGCATAAAGCTGCCGCCCGGCAGTGATCCCAAGGCGGTGGAGGCGGCCATCAAGACGAAGTTCCCCGATGCCGCGCTGGGCACGCGCACGCGCGACGCCGCATCGCCGGGGCTGGACCGCTTCGTGGGGCGGATGGGGCAGTTCCTGCTGCTGGTGGCGCTTGCCGCGCTGGCGATTGCGGGGATCGGCATAGGCAACGGGGTATCGGGTTATCTGGAGGCACGGCGCGGCAGCATCGCCACGCTGAAGGTTCTGGGCGCGACAAGCGGCGATATCGCACGGATTTTCCTTTTGCAGATCGCGGTGACCGCGCTCGTCTCCGTGATCGCGGGGCTGGCAATCGGGCTGGCCGTTACTCCGCTGCTGGGCCTTGCGCTGAAAGGGCTGCTGCCCGTGGCGCCGGGTTTCGTGTTCGATGGCGTCGCACTTGCCACGGCGGCGGCGTTCGGCCTGCTGATCGCGCTGACATTCGCCGCGCCTCCGCTGGTGCGTGCGCGCGAATTTCCCGCGATGGCGCTGATGCGCGCCCGCGTATCGCCGCTTTCCGCGCGGTGGCGGCCGCTGTTGCTGCCCGTGGGTCTGGGGCTTGCCGGTATCGTGGCGCTGGCGGTGTTGACCGCACCGCAAAAGCTGCTCGCGGCGGGCTTTCTTGGCGGCGCGGCGGCGCTGTTCTTCCTGCTGCTGGCGCTGGGTCGCGCGGTGACATGGGCCGCTGCGCGCGCGGCGCGCCCAAAGAACACGGTGTTGCGCCTTGCGCTTGCCAACCTGCACCGCCCCGGCGCGCAGACCGGGCCGCTGGTGGTGGCGCTGGGCTTCGGCCTTGCCGCATTCGTGCTGATCGCAGCGATACAGACCAGCCTTGACGGCAATATCGCGCGCCGTGTGCCCACCCGCGCGCCGGACTATTTCGTGCTGGACGTGCCAAAGGACAAGGCGGCGCAATTCGAACAGGCGGTGCGTGGCGCCGCCCCCAGAGCCGCTATCCGCACGGTGCCCGCGCTGCGCGGGTCAATCCTTGCCTTCGGACCGAAAGACCGGATGACCGTGGTCGCGCAGATGGGCAAGATCTCCGACGGGGCATGGGCGCTGCGCGGCGACCGGGGCCTCACCTATTCGGCGGACGTGCCCGAAGGCAACACGGTGACGCAAGGCAAGTGGTGGCCGAAGGATTATACCGGCGAGCCGCTGGTTTCGGTGGACGAGAACCTGGCCAAGGCCATCGGCCTTTCCATCGGCGACTATATCCGCTTCACGTTCCTGGGGGTTGAGCGCACCGCGCGGGTCGCATCGTTTCGGCGGATTGACTGGGATTCGCTGGGTTTCAACTATGTGCTGGTGTTCAGCCCCAACACGCTGGAAGACGCGCCGCACAACCTTGCCGCGACGATAGAATTGCCCGCCGGTGAAAAGGGAAGCGGCACGAAGGCCGCGATCCTCTCCGCGCTGGTGCGGCAATTCCCGTCAAGCTCTGTAATAGAGGTCGGCCCGGTGATCGGGCAGGCGCGCACGATCCTTTCGCAGATGGGCACCGCCATCCTTGCCGCCGCCAGCGTGGCGATCCTGGCGGGGCTGGCCGTCCTGGCGGGCGCGATCGCCGCCGCGCGCGAGGCGCGAACCTATGACAACGTGATCCTGCGCGTGCTGGGTGCAAGCCGCCGCCAGCTTATTACCCTGCTGCTGTCCGAATACACGCTGCTGGTGGCGGTGACATCGGCGATCGCGCTGGCGCTGGGCACGGGCGCGGCATGGCTGGTGGTGACGCGATTGTTCGATTTCGAATGGATGCCCGGCTGGCCGCGCGTGCTGGGCGTGCTGGGCGCGGGGGCGGCGCTGGTGCTGATTCTGGCGGTCACCGGATCGCTGGGCGTGCTGCGCAGCCGCCCCGCGCGGGTGCTGCGCGAGCTGTGA
- a CDS encoding ABC transporter ATP-binding protein, whose protein sequence is MTSDPAARSASVIVARNLTLALGEADARVDVLRGIDLSVREGETLALLGPSGSGKSSLLAVLSGLDRASGGHLSVAGQDFTVLDEDALAAARRGRIGIVLQAFHLLPTMTALENVATPLELAGMAHAFDRARDELKAVGLGHRLTHYPAQLSGGEQQRVAIARALAPRPVLLFADEPTGNLDHATGDNVSDLLFSRAGEAGATLVIVTHDPALARRCERIVTLEDGRIVSDSAA, encoded by the coding sequence GTGACAAGCGACCCTGCGGCCCGTTCCGCTTCCGTTATCGTTGCCCGCAACCTCACGCTCGCGCTGGGCGAAGCGGACGCGCGCGTGGACGTGCTGCGCGGCATCGACCTTTCCGTGCGCGAGGGCGAGACGCTGGCGCTGCTCGGCCCTTCCGGTTCGGGCAAGTCCAGCCTGCTGGCGGTGCTATCGGGGCTGGACCGGGCAAGCGGCGGGCACCTTTCGGTCGCCGGGCAGGATTTTACCGTGCTGGACGAAGACGCGCTGGCCGCAGCGCGGCGCGGGCGCATCGGCATCGTGCTTCAGGCCTTCCACCTTCTGCCGACCATGACCGCGCTGGAGAACGTGGCCACGCCGCTGGAACTGGCAGGAATGGCGCACGCATTCGATCGCGCCCGCGACGAGTTGAAAGCGGTCGGCCTTGGCCACCGGCTGACCCACTATCCCGCGCAGCTTTCGGGCGGAGAGCAACAGCGCGTGGCCATCGCCCGCGCGCTCGCCCCGCGCCCGGTGCTGCTTTTCGCGGACGAGCCGACCGGCAACCTTGACCACGCGACCGGCGACAACGTGTCCGACCTGCTGTTCTCGCGCGCCGGGGAAGCGGGCGCGACGCTGGTGATCGTAACCCACGATCCGGCACTGGCCCGCCGGTGCGAGCGGATCGTGACGCTGGAAGACGGGCGCATCGTATCGGACAGCGCGGCATGA
- the recF gene encoding DNA replication/repair protein RecF: MPLTRLTLRDFRNHAATRLDGLARFNVLVGENGAGKTNVLEAISLLAPGRGLRRASPAEMAGHSGSGSFAVSAELEGGDVSIVTATTPQAPARRTVRINGAEAPAARLGEWLSLTWLTPAQDRLFADSPGARRRFLDRLVLARDPGHARLAARYETALRERNRLLAEPGEPDARWLDALEAQLGESGAALAAARRRMVDDLAAAIATLPEQPFARPSLSYASETPAEEAALAEALREGRRRDRAAGRTLAGPHRDDLAVTLAAKHAPAAECSTGEQKAMLISIVLAHAALAAEGRPRLLLLDEIAAHLDPVRRAALFDRLARGTAQVWMTGTEAAPFDEIAGRAAMWCVRNGVAERI, from the coding sequence ATGCCGCTGACCCGCCTCACCTTGCGCGACTTCCGCAACCATGCGGCGACGAGGCTTGATGGTCTTGCGCGTTTCAACGTCCTGGTGGGCGAAAACGGCGCGGGCAAGACCAACGTGCTCGAAGCGATTTCGCTGCTGGCGCCGGGGCGCGGCCTGCGCCGTGCTTCGCCCGCGGAAATGGCGGGCCATTCGGGCAGCGGCAGCTTTGCGGTGTCGGCCGAACTGGAAGGCGGAGACGTGTCGATCGTCACCGCCACCACGCCGCAGGCGCCCGCGCGGCGCACGGTGCGGATCAACGGTGCCGAAGCGCCGGCCGCGCGGCTGGGCGAATGGCTTTCGCTCACATGGCTTACCCCCGCGCAGGACCGTCTGTTTGCAGACAGCCCCGGCGCCCGGCGGCGTTTCCTCGACAGGCTGGTGCTGGCGCGCGACCCCGGCCATGCGCGCCTTGCCGCGCGCTATGAAACCGCGCTGCGCGAAAGGAACCGCCTGCTGGCCGAACCGGGCGAGCCGGATGCACGCTGGCTTGATGCACTGGAAGCGCAACTGGGCGAAAGCGGTGCGGCGCTGGCGGCGGCACGGCGGCGCATGGTGGACGATCTTGCGGCCGCCATCGCCACACTGCCCGAACAGCCTTTTGCCCGTCCGTCGCTTTCCTATGCGAGCGAAACCCCGGCGGAAGAGGCCGCGCTGGCCGAAGCCCTGCGCGAGGGCCGCCGCCGTGATCGCGCGGCCGGGCGCACGCTGGCTGGCCCGCACCGCGACGATCTTGCCGTTACGCTTGCCGCCAAGCACGCGCCCGCCGCCGAGTGTTCTACCGGCGAACAGAAAGCGATGCTGATCTCCATCGTCCTTGCCCACGCCGCGCTTGCCGCCGAAGGCCGCCCGCGCCTGCTGCTGCTGGACGAGATCGCCGCCCACCTGGATCCGGTGCGCCGCGCCGCCCTGTTCGACCGGCTGGCGCGCGGCACCGCGCAAGTATGGATGACCGGCACCGAAGCCGCGCCCTTCGATGAAATCGCGGGCCGCGCCGCAATGTGGTGCGTGAGGAACGGCGTGGCGGAGCGGATCTAG
- a CDS encoding DUF805 domain-containing protein: MHWMIEPYRRYFDFGGRSRRLEYWMFWLFYWIVMVVIAGLFGYNDNVVRGPMSISVHRSLTPLGNGISSVFWLVSVVPWLAVSVRRLHDQNRTGWLMLLVLIPFFGWFALLVLMLLDGTPGDNRFGPDPKGRGTVDVFR; this comes from the coding sequence ATGCACTGGATGATCGAACCCTATCGCCGCTATTTCGACTTTGGCGGACGGTCGCGGCGGCTGGAATACTGGATGTTCTGGCTGTTCTACTGGATCGTCATGGTCGTGATCGCGGGCCTGTTCGGATACAACGACAACGTGGTGCGCGGCCCGATGTCGATTTCCGTGCACCGGTCGCTTACGCCGCTGGGCAACGGGATTTCCAGTGTGTTCTGGCTGGTGAGCGTGGTGCCGTGGCTCGCGGTTTCGGTCCGCCGGCTGCACGATCAGAACCGCACCGGCTGGCTTATGCTGCTGGTGCTGATCCCGTTTTTCGGGTGGTTCGCGCTGCTGGTGCTGATGCTGCTTGACGGCACGCCGGGCGATAACCGCTTTGGCCCCGATCCGAAGGGGCGCGGCACGGTGGACGTGTTCCGCTAG